From the Pirellulales bacterium genome, the window TATCGGCAGCGGCGACATCGGCCGGGTCGACGGCGATTTTCGCACGGCGACGTTTCATCATCCCCAGGGCATGGCCCTGCACGGCGACACGCTGTACGTGGCCGATACGGAAAATCATTTGCTGCGCAAAATCGACTTGAAAAAGCAGCGAGTGACCACGATTGCCGGCACGGGGGAAGAAACCCATTTTGGCTGGCCGGGTTACGATCCGGATTCGGGCCTGCCGCCGCCGGAACGGTTTGTCGGCCCGCCGTTGAAAACGGCGCTCAACAGTCCGTGGGCGCTGTCGATCAACAGGAACGATTTATACATCGCCATGGCGGGGGCCCATCAGATTTGGAAAATGCCGCTGGACGAATCCGAGATTGGCCCGTATGCAGGTAATGGCCGCGAAGATATTGTCGACGGTCCGCTGTTGCCCAAGCGGCCTTACGCCGCCGGTTACGCATCGTTCGCGCAGCCCAGCGGATTGAGTTGTGATTCCGCGGCGGCAGATTGCTTGTATGTGGCCGACAGCGAAGGAAGCTCGATCCGCGAGGTTCCACTGGATCCGACGAAGGAAGTTCACACCGTGATTGGCACGGCTGATATTCCCGCCGGCCGGCTGTTCACTTTTGGCGATGTCGACGGAACCAACGGCACCGCCCGGCTGCAACACTGCCTGGACTTGGTGTATCACGACGGCATGTTGTACGTCGCCGACACCTACAACAATAAAATCAAACAAATCGATCTGAAAACGGGCGAATGCAAAACGCTGGCCGGCACGGGCAAAGCCGGCCACGACGATTTTCCGTCACCTGCCGAAACGGGGGCAGGCGGCGCGGGCGCTTCGTTCTCCGAACCGGCCGGATTAACCTACGCCGCAGGCAAACTGTATGTGGCCGACACCGACAACCACTTGATCCGCGTGATCGAGTTGCCAGCCCCGGGCGATAAGGGCGGTGCTGCCGCGCCCCGGGTAACCACGCTTTCGATCAATGACCTGACGCCGCCAGTGTTACCCGCCATACCGTCAGTCAATTCGTCCACCAAGTGACCGGCCGTTCGCATTCAGTCCGTTACTTGGATTCCGAGGGTAGCTCTTTTTCGCGCAATTTATCCGTGATCGTGGCGATTTTCGTTCGCATCGGGATCGATGCCGTGCTCGATTTTTGCCATCCGCTCTCGATGGCGAATAATGGCCAGCACAATCGAATAGGTAATGCCCAGCACAATTGCACTGATGGGAACCATCAAGGCCAAAATATCGGGCTGTAGAATCCGGGA encodes:
- a CDS encoding thioredoxin-like domain-containing protein, with translation MNMCRLQWLPLNWIVAGGCLALLSGLPGCGRPTNFGVVAGEVDQLAQAPTGTGASGTTEPSGVAAARNGAAQLENPFPNRSPAPALEGGVEWLNTSAPVDLKKLRGKFVLLDFWTYCCINCMHILPELKKLKHAYPNNVVIIGVHSGKFDAEHDSENIRQAVLRNDIEHPVVNDADYKIWNAYHCDSWPSLRLIDPQGNIVAEQGGEIDFPTLDAFFKKVLPYYRQQNLLDEKPTHFDLEKNKAANTPLLYPGKILADEPGGRLFIADSNHNRIVVAALDGVSKLPLPLGEGRGEGQPAAKVVDIIGSGDIGRVDGDFRTATFHHPQGMALHGDTLYVADTENHLLRKIDLKKQRVTTIAGTGEETHFGWPGYDPDSGLPPPERFVGPPLKTALNSPWALSINRNDLYIAMAGAHQIWKMPLDESEIGPYAGNGREDIVDGPLLPKRPYAAGYASFAQPSGLSCDSAAADCLYVADSEGSSIREVPLDPTKEVHTVIGTADIPAGRLFTFGDVDGTNGTARLQHCLDLVYHDGMLYVADTYNNKIKQIDLKTGECKTLAGTGKAGHDDFPSPAETGAGGAGASFSEPAGLTYAAGKLYVADTDNHLIRVIELPAPGDKGGAAAPRVTTLSINDLTPPVLPAIPSVNSSTK